A DNA window from Bradyrhizobium sp. CCBAU 53421 contains the following coding sequences:
- a CDS encoding ABC transporter ATP-binding protein produces MTAQPLLDVQDLTVEFTTRRGIVKAVQHVNISVGKGETVGIVGESGSGKSVTSYAVMRILDRAGRIADGSVMFSGIDVKSASESQMRDLRGREVSMIFQNPRAALNPIRKVGHQIEDVLRQHVQQAQVTDRGEKAIEALEQVKIARPRERYHAYPFELSGGMCQRVVIALALACNPQLLIADEPTTGLDVTTQKAVMDLIVELTRRRAMSTILITHDLGLAAAYCDRVVVMEKGRVVETAKSADIFAAPQHDYTKKLMRATPRLGVSLRDLLPEDDSLASPRVRGEADTRSVAGEGDSPRAVLVDTAPHPNPLPVKNGERERIEPLLLVEKLVKEYPRQGAGSVLTKLFGRKPPVEEDIFRAVDGISFQVDHGESVGLVGESGCGKSTTSMMVMRLLDQTSGRIMFDGEDIGAIAPQSFARLPRRSQIQMVFQDPTDSLNPRFTAARAIADPIMQLGDIRGRDALRHRCEELARLVGLPVNLLDRFPHQLSGGQKARVGIARAIALHPKLVILDEPTAALDVSVQAVVLNLLQDLKQSMGMSYLFVSHDLNVVRLLCDRVIVMRSGRIVEQGTSEHVLGNPQDAYTKELLTAIPHPPLPVA; encoded by the coding sequence ATGACCGCGCAGCCATTGCTCGACGTCCAGGACCTCACCGTCGAGTTCACCACCCGCCGCGGGATCGTCAAGGCGGTGCAGCACGTCAACATCTCCGTCGGCAAGGGCGAGACCGTCGGCATCGTCGGCGAGTCCGGCTCCGGCAAGTCGGTGACATCATATGCCGTGATGCGGATCCTGGATCGCGCCGGCCGGATCGCCGATGGTTCGGTGATGTTTTCGGGCATCGACGTCAAGTCGGCCTCGGAGAGCCAGATGCGCGACCTGCGCGGCCGCGAAGTCTCGATGATCTTCCAGAATCCGCGCGCCGCACTCAATCCGATCCGCAAGGTCGGTCACCAGATCGAGGACGTGCTGCGCCAGCATGTGCAGCAGGCGCAGGTCACCGATCGCGGCGAGAAGGCGATCGAGGCGCTGGAGCAGGTCAAGATCGCGCGTCCGCGCGAGCGCTATCACGCCTATCCGTTCGAGCTGTCCGGCGGCATGTGCCAGCGCGTCGTCATCGCGCTGGCGCTGGCCTGCAACCCGCAACTACTGATCGCCGACGAGCCGACCACCGGCCTCGACGTCACCACCCAGAAGGCGGTGATGGACCTGATCGTCGAGCTGACCCGGCGCCGGGCGATGTCGACGATCCTGATCACGCACGATCTCGGCCTCGCCGCCGCCTATTGCGACCGTGTCGTGGTGATGGAGAAGGGCCGCGTGGTCGAGACCGCAAAGTCGGCCGACATCTTCGCCGCGCCCCAGCACGACTACACGAAGAAGCTGATGCGCGCGACGCCGCGGCTCGGGGTGTCATTGCGCGATCTGTTGCCGGAGGATGACTCCCTTGCCTCTCCCCGCGTGCGGGGAGAGGCCGACACGCGCAGCGTGGCGGGTGAGGGGGACTCTCCGCGAGCCGTGCTCGTGGACACAGCCCCTCACCCCAACCCTCTCCCCGTAAAGAACGGGGAGAGGGAGCGGATAGAGCCCCTCCTGCTGGTCGAAAAGCTCGTCAAGGAATATCCCCGCCAGGGCGCGGGCTCGGTGCTCACGAAACTGTTCGGCCGCAAGCCGCCGGTCGAGGAGGACATCTTCCGCGCCGTCGACGGCATCAGCTTCCAGGTCGATCACGGCGAGAGCGTCGGGCTGGTCGGCGAATCCGGCTGCGGCAAGTCGACGACGTCGATGATGGTGATGCGGCTGCTCGACCAGACCTCCGGCCGCATCATGTTCGACGGCGAGGACATCGGCGCCATCGCGCCGCAGTCCTTCGCGCGGCTGCCGCGGCGCAGCCAGATCCAGATGGTGTTCCAGGATCCGACCGACAGCCTCAATCCGCGTTTCACGGCGGCTCGCGCGATTGCGGACCCGATCATGCAGCTTGGCGACATCAGGGGGCGCGATGCGCTCCGCCACCGCTGCGAGGAGCTGGCGCGGCTGGTCGGCCTGCCGGTCAATCTGCTCGACCGCTTTCCGCATCAGCTCTCCGGCGGCCAGAAGGCCCGCGTCGGTATTGCGCGCGCAATTGCGCTGCACCCGAAGCTCGTCATCCTCGACGAGCCGACCGCGGCACTCGACGTCTCGGTGCAGGCGGTGGTGCTCAATCTCCTGCAGGACCTCAAGCAGTCGATGGGCATGAGCTATCTGTTCGTGTCGCACGATCTCAACGTGGTGCGTCTGCTGTGTGATCGCGTCATCGTGATGCGCAGCGGCCGCATCGTCGAGCAGGGCACATCCGAACACGTCTTGGGCAATCCACAGGATGCCTATACAAAAGAACTGCTGACGGCGATCCCGCATCCGCCGTTGCCGGTCGCTTGA
- a CDS encoding DUF4089 domain-containing protein encodes MADQLDDYMNAVASAMGLPLEDAWRPAVRANLEVALRLARLVDDFPLPDDVASAAVYST; translated from the coding sequence ATGGCCGATCAACTCGACGACTACATGAACGCTGTCGCAAGCGCGATGGGGTTGCCGCTCGAAGACGCCTGGCGTCCGGCGGTGCGCGCAAATCTCGAGGTCGCGCTGCGGCTGGCGCGGCTGGTCGATGACTTCCCGCTGCCCGATGACGTCGCATCGGCCGCCGTCTATTCGACCTGA
- a CDS encoding ABC transporter permease has product MSSVAPTVEPVGPARTSGLAAVFEQTRYVLSENKVTGFAFALLVLIMFAALFGPYVVPYDPLASDTAAALKPPSVAHWFGTDQLGRDIFSRVIVATRLDTFIAVASVVLVFLMGGLAGIAAGYFGGWTDRIVGRIADTIMAFPLFVLAMGIVAALGNTVQNIIIATAIVNFPLYARVARAEANVRRNAGFVQAARLSGNGEYRILLGHILPNTMPIMIVQMSLTMGYAILNAAGLSFIGLGVRPPTAEWGIMVAEGAGFMVSGEWWIALFPGLALMIAVFCFNLLGDGLRDIVDPQRRT; this is encoded by the coding sequence ATGAGCAGCGTTGCCCCCACTGTTGAGCCGGTCGGTCCCGCCCGCACCTCCGGGCTCGCCGCAGTCTTCGAGCAGACCCGCTATGTGCTGAGCGAGAACAAGGTCACCGGCTTTGCCTTCGCGCTCCTGGTCTTGATCATGTTCGCCGCGCTGTTCGGGCCTTATGTGGTGCCCTACGACCCGCTCGCCTCCGACACCGCGGCCGCGCTGAAGCCGCCGTCGGTCGCGCACTGGTTCGGCACCGATCAGCTCGGCCGCGACATCTTCAGCCGCGTCATCGTGGCGACGCGGCTCGATACCTTCATCGCGGTCGCCTCCGTCGTGCTGGTGTTTCTGATGGGCGGACTGGCCGGCATCGCCGCCGGTTATTTCGGCGGCTGGACCGATCGCATCGTCGGCCGCATCGCCGACACCATCATGGCGTTTCCGCTGTTCGTGCTGGCGATGGGCATCGTCGCCGCGCTCGGCAACACCGTGCAGAACATCATCATCGCGACCGCGATCGTGAATTTTCCGCTCTATGCCCGCGTCGCACGCGCCGAAGCCAACGTCCGTCGCAACGCCGGCTTCGTGCAGGCGGCGCGGCTGTCCGGCAATGGTGAATACCGTATCCTGCTGGGGCACATCCTGCCCAACACCATGCCGATCATGATCGTGCAGATGTCGCTCACCATGGGCTACGCGATCCTCAATGCCGCGGGCCTGTCCTTCATCGGCCTCGGCGTCCGTCCGCCGACCGCCGAGTGGGGCATCATGGTCGCCGAGGGCGCGGGCTTCATGGTCTCAGGCGAATGGTGGATCGCGCTGTTCCCGGGCCTTGCGCTGATGATCGCGGTGTTCTGCTTCAACCTGCTCGGCGACGGCCTGCGCGACATCGTCGACCCGCAGCGGAGGACGTGA
- a CDS encoding AtzE family amidohydrolase: MSAAEIAQAVSNRKITALAATEAALARIAAHDKVLNAFTDVTADRARARAKAIDAAIAAGQPAGPLAGVPFAVKNLFDVQGLSTRAGSKINRDLPPSPRDATLIERMEAAGAVLVGALNMGEYAYDFTGENVHDGPSRNPHDPTRMAGGSSGGSGSAVGGALVPIALGSDTNGSIRVPSSFCGTFGLKPTYGRLSRARSFPFVASLDHLGPFARSVKDLALAYDVMQGPDTEDPACVPRPLELTLPSLAEGISGLRVAIAGGYFQQNLLPEAVEAVARVAKALGATETVELPEAARARAAAFIMTTTEGAALHLDRLRERPRDFDPPVRDRLFAGAMIPAVYVDKAQKFRRWYRARVLELFQSVDVILAPATPCVAPKIGQATFTLDGVELPVRPNIGIHTQPISFIGLPVAAVPVPLEPMPIAVQIIAAPWCEDIALRVAYALEQMGVAAAPAPRGL, translated from the coding sequence ATGTCGGCCGCCGAGATCGCGCAGGCCGTCTCAAACCGCAAGATCACGGCCCTCGCCGCGACCGAAGCGGCGCTCGCGCGCATCGCGGCGCACGACAAGGTGCTCAATGCCTTCACCGACGTCACCGCCGATCGCGCGCGGGCCAGAGCCAAGGCGATCGATGCCGCGATCGCGGCGGGCCAACCGGCCGGCCCGCTCGCCGGCGTGCCGTTCGCGGTGAAGAACCTGTTCGACGTGCAGGGCCTCTCGACCCGCGCCGGCTCGAAGATCAACCGCGATCTGCCGCCGTCGCCGCGCGATGCCACGCTGATCGAGCGGATGGAAGCGGCGGGCGCGGTGCTGGTCGGCGCGCTCAACATGGGCGAATACGCCTACGACTTCACCGGCGAGAACGTGCATGACGGTCCGTCGCGCAATCCGCATGATCCGACGCGGATGGCCGGCGGCTCGTCGGGCGGCTCCGGCAGCGCCGTCGGCGGCGCGCTGGTGCCGATCGCGCTCGGCTCCGATACCAACGGCTCGATCCGGGTGCCGTCGTCGTTCTGCGGCACGTTCGGCCTGAAACCGACCTATGGCCGGCTGTCGCGCGCGCGCTCATTTCCGTTCGTTGCGAGCCTCGATCATCTCGGCCCGTTTGCGCGCAGCGTGAAGGATCTCGCGCTCGCCTATGACGTCATGCAGGGGCCCGACACTGAAGATCCCGCCTGCGTTCCGCGGCCGCTCGAACTGACCCTGCCGTCACTTGCCGAAGGCATCAGCGGGCTCCGCGTTGCGATCGCCGGCGGCTATTTCCAGCAGAATTTGCTGCCGGAGGCCGTCGAAGCAGTCGCGCGCGTGGCCAAGGCGCTCGGCGCCACAGAGACCGTGGAGCTGCCGGAGGCGGCGCGCGCCCGCGCGGCCGCCTTCATCATGACCACGACCGAGGGCGCCGCGCTGCACCTCGATCGGCTGCGCGAGCGGCCCCGCGACTTTGATCCGCCGGTGCGCGACCGCTTGTTTGCGGGCGCGATGATCCCGGCGGTCTATGTCGACAAGGCGCAGAAATTCCGCCGCTGGTACCGCGCCAGGGTGCTGGAGCTGTTCCAGTCGGTCGACGTGATCCTGGCGCCGGCAACGCCGTGTGTGGCGCCGAAGATCGGTCAGGCCACCTTTACGCTCGACGGGGTCGAGCTTCCGGTCCGCCCCAATATCGGGATCCACACCCAGCCGATCTCCTTCATCGGCCTGCCGGTGGCGGCCGTGCCGGTGCCGCTTGAACCGATGCCGATCGCCGTGCAGATCATTGCCGCGCCCTGGTGCGAGGACATTGCGCTTCGGGTCGCCTACGCGTTGGAACAGATGGGCGTCGCGGCCGCGCCGGCGCCGAGAGGACTCTAA
- a CDS encoding ABC transporter permease, translating into MLTLIGKRLLFAIPSLIGVVIVTFLLTRALPGDPAAYFAGPAATKEAVDQIRKKLGFDKPLIEQFVRYTNDLAHGDLGTSLTTGQPVAAELRNRLPASAELTLLGLVVSIVIAIPLGVLAATRPGSWIDHLCRVTTTAGVSLPVFFTGLVLVYLFYFRLGWAPAPLGRLDVFYSAPPTVTGFYLIDTLIARDFEAFRSALSQLILPAVTLAIFSLAPIARMTRASMLAVLASDFVRTARASGLSPGKVIVTYAFRNAMLPVITTLSMVFSFLLGANVLVEKVFAWPGIGSYAVEALIASDFAPVQGFVLTMAVMYVLLNLLIDILYGVIDPRVRLEG; encoded by the coding sequence ATGCTGACCCTGATCGGCAAGCGGCTGCTGTTCGCGATCCCCTCTTTGATCGGGGTCGTGATCGTGACGTTCCTGCTGACGCGCGCGCTGCCCGGCGATCCCGCGGCGTATTTCGCCGGCCCTGCGGCAACCAAGGAGGCGGTCGACCAGATCAGGAAGAAGCTGGGCTTCGACAAGCCGCTGATCGAGCAGTTCGTCCGCTACACCAACGATCTCGCTCATGGCGATCTCGGCACGTCGCTCACCACGGGGCAACCGGTGGCGGCCGAGTTGCGTAACCGCCTGCCGGCGTCGGCCGAACTCACGCTGCTCGGCCTCGTCGTCTCGATCGTGATCGCGATCCCGCTCGGCGTGCTGGCGGCGACGCGGCCGGGCTCCTGGATCGATCATCTCTGCCGCGTCACCACGACGGCGGGCGTGTCGCTGCCGGTGTTCTTCACCGGGCTCGTGCTGGTCTATCTGTTCTATTTCCGGCTCGGCTGGGCACCTGCGCCGCTCGGCCGGCTCGACGTGTTCTACAGCGCGCCGCCGACCGTCACCGGCTTCTATCTCATCGACACGCTGATCGCGCGCGACTTCGAGGCGTTTCGTTCTGCGCTCAGCCAGCTGATCCTGCCGGCGGTGACGCTCGCGATCTTCTCGTTGGCGCCGATCGCGCGCATGACGCGTGCCTCGATGCTGGCGGTGCTGGCGTCCGATTTCGTCCGCACCGCGCGCGCCAGCGGCCTGTCGCCCGGCAAGGTGATCGTCACCTACGCCTTTCGCAATGCGATGCTGCCGGTCATCACCACGCTCAGCATGGTGTTCTCCTTCCTGCTCGGGGCCAATGTGCTGGTCGAGAAGGTGTTCGCCTGGCCCGGCATCGGCTCCTACGCGGTCGAGGCGCTGATCGCGTCGGACTTCGCACCCGTCCAGGGCTTCGTACTGACCATGGCGGTCATGTACGTGCTGCTCAATCTGCTGATCGACATCCTTTACGGCGTGATCGATCCGCGCGTCAGGTTGGAAGGCTAG